In one window of Ovis aries strain OAR_USU_Benz2616 breed Rambouillet chromosome 3, ARS-UI_Ramb_v3.0, whole genome shotgun sequence DNA:
- the TMEM247 gene encoding transmembrane protein 247 yields the protein MAAEDREMMEGRGAGESCPTFPKMAPDDPMSEGKPRTALPQEADTLKPDSSYDYLEETETCEDRGCPGPPKSLSSKAGPAATKGQAGDGPDPAELPSVPATAAPGSPASERSAEMELEKVRMEFELTRLKYLHEENERQRQHEQVMEQLQQQATPRLFSGGLQDLLLPQNQFAMFLYCFIFIHIIYVTKEMIFFLFSKHYLFCIAAILLCLIKTLWSYFQVPSLSLHHWAPPCLTSAPLPQSELAGRKGLLSNIYTLA from the exons ATGGCAGCGGAGGATAGGGAAATGATGGAAGGACGAGGGGCAGGAGAAAGTTGCCCAACCTTCCCTAAGATGGCGCCTGATGACCCCATGTCTGAAGGAAAGCCAAGGACGGCGTTG ccccaggAAGCAGACACCCTGAAGCCAGACTCCTCCTACGACTACCTGGAGGAGACGGAAACTTGTGAGGACAGAGGCTGCCCGGGGCCACCGAAGTCACTGTCCTCCAAGGCCGGCCCCGCTGCCACTAAAGGACAGGCGGGGGATGGACCCGACCCCGCAGAGCTGCCCTCGGTGCCAGCCACGGCGGCGCCGGGGAGCCCAGCGAGCGAGCGCAGCGCCGAGATGGAGCTGGAGAAGGTGCGCATGGAGTTTGAGCTCACGCGGCTCAAGTACCTGCACGAGGAGAACGAGCGCCAGCGGCAGCACGAGCAGGTGAtggagcagctgcagcagcaggcgACGCCCCGCCTG TTCTCGGGAGGCCTCCAGGACCTCCTGCTTCCCCAGAACCAGTTCGCCATGTTCCTGTACTGCTTCATCTTCATACACATAATCTATGTCACCAAGGAGAtgatcttctttctcttctccaagcaCTACCTGTTCTGCATTGCGGCCATTTTGCTCTGTTTGATTAAAACTTTATGGTCATACTTCCAAGTGCCTTCGCTCTCTCTCCATCACTGGGCACCTCCTTGCCTCACcagtgcccccctcccccagtcaGAACTTGCTGGTAGGAAAGGTTTGCTGTCAAACATTTACACCTTAGCGTGA